The Prevotella sp. oral taxon 299 str. F0039 genome has a segment encoding these proteins:
- the rd gene encoding rubredoxin has protein sequence MAKYVCDVCGWIYDPAVGDPDSGIEPGTAFEDIPDDWVCPLCGVGKDDFSLVEE, from the coding sequence ATGGCAAAGTACGTATGCGATGTTTGCGGATGGATATATGACCCCGCAGTAGGAGATCCTGATAGTGGAATTGAACCTGGAACAGCATTTGAAGATATCCCAGATGATTGGGTTTGTCCTCTATGTGGTGTGGGTAAAGACGATTTCTCTTTAGTTGAAGAATAA